The DNA segment CAACATCCGCGCCTTCCAGCGTTCCGCTCATATACACGTCAGAAGGGTCGCCGAATGGGGTTTTGACCTTGATCGTTTTGAGCTTTTTAATTCCCTCAATGTTATAAAGCCCGCTGCCGCCGATAATCCCAACTTTTGCCATTTTTATCCCTTGGATAATTGAACTGCTCTTTTTTTAGCCGCCGTAAGCGCCGCCTTAACAATTGTTTCAAATTTCTTTTTCGTAAATACATTTAAAGCGGCAGCCGTCGTGCCGCCTTTTGATGTTACTTTTGCGCGCAAAACTTCGGGGTCAAGATTTTTTTGCTGAGCAAGATTAATGCTTCCTAAAAATGTGGCTTTCACTAGTTGCTTCGCCATGGACTCACTAAATCCTAGAGACTTCGCCGCATTGATCAAACATTCCATAAAATAATACACGTAGGCCGGACCGCTTCCCGAGACAGCCGTAATACCATCTATGAGTTTTTCTTGAACAATGATGGTTTGCCCTACGTGATCAAAAATCCTGCGCGCAACAATAAGATCATTTGAGCTGGCATATTTTCCCTTGGCAACCGCCGTTATTCCCTGGCCGATCAAGGCAGGCATATTGGGCATGGTGCGCACTATTCGAACATTTTCTTTGAGGATTTTCTCGATAAAACGAGTTGTGATGCCGGCGGCAATAGAAATCACTAATTGATTTTTTGTAATCCTGCCCTTCAAGACATTAAGAACTTCTTCTATGTCCTGAGGTTTAACCGCTAAAATAATAATATCCGACGATTTAGCGATTGCTGTCAAATCCATCGTCTTAGTTTTGTAGCGGCTCTTTAAATAAGCACAACGTTTCTTGTCTTTTTCGTTAACGCAAATAGAGAATTTCTTAAGGGAGCTGGCGATGATCGCCTCACCCATATTCCCGCCGCCAATGATACCAATTTTTTTCATCGTTTAATACCCTTTTAGGCTTCTTTAAAAATAGCGCGCCCGATGCGCACCATATTTGATCCTTCTTCAATAGCGATCCTATAATCTGACGTCATTCCCATGGACAGATATTTCATCTCCACGTTTTTGCAACCGCTTAATTCGCTTTTTATTCTATCGCGAAATTGCCGCAATTGGCGAAAAGAATTGCGAATTATTTCTTCATCTTGGGTCAATGGCGCCATCGTCATTAAGCCTAAGATCCGCAGATTATTTAATACGGATATTTTTTCGACCGCATCAAAAGCTTCTTCATTAGAAAAACCGAACTTTTGTGCTTCGCCGGATGTATTAATCTGGACCAAGACACCTGCTGGGCGATTAAGCTTTTTAGCCTCTTGATCTATGGATTGAGCCAATTTTAAACTGTCAACCGATTGGATGATGTCAAAAACTCGCAGCGCATCTTTCACTTTATTGGTCTGCAAATGGCCGATCATATGCCGCACAGGCGACGGATGAGCACCTTTCAAATGAGCAAATTTATTTTCCGCTTCCTGTACTTTATTTTCGGCAATGTCCGTAATGCCATAAGCACAGGCTTCATTGATCTGATCAATGGAAGCAAATTTAGTAACAACGACTAAAGTTATTTCCTGCGGATTTCGTCCTAACTTATGGCAAAGCAACGAGATATCATCCCGCAAATGAGCAATATTCTCAGAAATCATTGCCATAAATTATCATAAAATTTTTGGAGAGTCAATGGATATGGGAAAGGATAAAATCAGAGCGCGCAAGCGAAAGCCATCTTCCTCTAACAAATAAAACAGTCTCACAGCCGCCCTGTCCATTATTCGCGGTGTAAGACTGTTTTTCTGTAGGATGCTTCCACGGCATCCGCCTACATTATGATCATTTCACGGCGGAAACAGCCGTTACTTTTGGAACAATTTCTACCCTTAACGAGTGACAAAAAATAACCTCTAAAAATTGATCATTATTAACAACATAAAACCCGCCCTTGACCCGGTAACAAATCGTTTCTTCTTTTGTTTTGGTGTCACACGTTTTAACGATCTGAAGGATCGGCTCGGGTAGTTCTTCGCGCGTTGTCGCTATTTTCTTAACGAGATAAATAAAGACTTTGTGGACGCGCGTAATAGATTTCTTATCCTCGGTTCTCTCGCTGACGTAGAGAACCCGGCGCTTGTTTTTAACGGAAGTTAGGCTTTTACAGAGGATCTCTCTCATATCCGCCTTCTCCTTTACCTGATACGCCATGCTTCTATTCTCCTTACTACTTTTTCGCCTTGTCTTATGGATTTAGAAAGGCCAGGCGAAAAAAAAGCCGTGTTGCCGTCATTAAATGTATTTCTACACTTATCTCTTCGGCAACCCGGCTCTCCCACTCCGTGGCTGGTGGGATCAAAATGGGCTTTGCGTTAGCGTTTTCGGAAAATAAGTTTTGTGTTATTTCCTTTTACTTCATTTGAAGTATATCATCCGAAAAATGTGAAACAAGGCATAAACACCCCTTTCAAGAAAACGTTTCCTCTTTTTTAAAAGAAACACAAAGAAATAGAAAAGTTTTTTATTGTCAAAAAAAGCTAGAGAAGGCAAGAAACAGATGGATAAGCTTGAAAAGCTAAGAAGAAGGGCTTTTTTTGAAGAAGGAAAAGCGAACGCGGGATTCTTGATTTTTTAGCAGTCTTTCGATATTGGAACGATGGCGCAAAACGATAAAAACACAGAAGATGATCCCCAAAACAATAAGCTCGGTGGATTGTTTTAAAACGATCATCCAGACGGGCAAAAACACCGCGGCGATAACGGATGCCAAAGACACAAATCCGGTCGATAAAAATACAATGCCCCAAAGCAGAACCGATAATCCGAGAACCGGACGAATGGCAGTTATCTCAAAGGTGAGCCCAATTAAGACCCCCAAACTTGTGGCCATGCCCTTACCGCCTTTAAAATTTAAAAAAATAGTCCAGTTGTGCCCAACCACAACACAAATAGCCAAAAGGATCCGAGGCAAAACTCCTTCCAATCCAAAAGCATCTCCGATCAAAGTCACCGGGATAATTCCCTTGGCGACATCAATCAGCAAAACAATGCTCCCCGGAACTTTTCCCAAAACGCGAAAGGCATTTGTAGCCCCGACATTTCCGGAACCATGCTGGCGGATATCAATTCCCTTTAATCGCCCGGCTATATAAGCGGTAGGAATAGACCCGATAAGATAACTAATAATTAAACTAAGCGCGATGTTGAGAAGAATCATTGAGAACTTTCACTCCTTCTCTGATATATCCGATGCCGGATATGACCGTTAAAATAACTGCCACGGACCAAATACTTATGGAAAACTCCCATTGCAATAAAATCCCTAAAATGCAAAGAACTTGTAAAAATGTCGTTGCCTTCCCCCACTTTGTCGGAACAATATTCAATTTTCCCTGGACAATATAAATGATCATTGACCCCAAAAGCAGAATAATATCTCGGCTAATGATGGTCACAACAACCCACAGCGGAAATTGTACGGCTCCGAAAAAACTTCGCATTTTAAAAAGACAAAGAAAGGCGCTGATCAAAAGTAGCTTATCAGCCACGGGGTCTAGGATCGCTCCGGCCAGTGTTTTTTGATGATGTGTCCGTGCAATATATCCGTCGATCACATCCGAAATAACAGCCAGCAAGAAAGCACCCAGA comes from the Candidatus Omnitrophota bacterium genome and includes:
- the proC gene encoding pyrroline-5-carboxylate reductase — protein: MKKIGIIGGGNMGEAIIASSLKKFSICVNEKDKKRCAYLKSRYKTKTMDLTAIAKSSDIIILAVKPQDIEEVLNVLKGRITKNQLVISIAAGITTRFIEKILKENVRIVRTMPNMPALIGQGITAVAKGKYASSNDLIVARRIFDHVGQTIIVQEKLIDGITAVSGSGPAYVYYFMECLINAAKSLGFSESMAKQLVKATFLGSINLAQQKNLDPEVLRAKVTSKGGTTAAALNVFTKKKFETIVKAALTAAKKRAVQLSKG
- a CDS encoding YggS family pyridoxal phosphate-dependent enzyme, with the protein product MAMISENIAHLRDDISLLCHKLGRNPQEITLVVVTKFASIDQINEACAYGITDIAENKVQEAENKFAHLKGAHPSPVRHMIGHLQTNKVKDALRVFDIIQSVDSLKLAQSIDQEAKKLNRPAGVLVQINTSGEAQKFGFSNEEAFDAVEKISVLNNLRILGLMTMAPLTQDEEIIRNSFRQLRQFRDRIKSELSGCKNVEMKYLSMGMTSDYRIAIEEGSNMVRIGRAIFKEA
- the plsY gene encoding glycerol-3-phosphate 1-O-acyltransferase PlsY, whose translation is MILLNIALSLIISYLIGSIPTAYIAGRLKGIDIRQHGSGNVGATNAFRVLGKVPGSIVLLIDVAKGIIPVTLIGDAFGLEGVLPRILLAICVVVGHNWTIFLNFKGGKGMATSLGVLIGLTFEITAIRPVLGLSVLLWGIVFLSTGFVSLASVIAAVFLPVWMIVLKQSTELIVLGIIFCVFIVLRHRSNIERLLKNQESRVRFSFFKKSPSS
- a CDS encoding CDP-alcohol phosphatidyltransferase family protein, with product MALSFANKVTVGRILIVPFFIGTTLSFSPDREYLRYVALGAFLLAVISDVIDGYIARTHHQKTLAGAILDPVADKLLLISAFLCLFKMRSFFGAVQFPLWVVVTIISRDIILLLGSMIIYIVQGKLNIVPTKWGKATTFLQVLCILGILLQWEFSISIWSVAVILTVISGIGYIREGVKVLNDSSQHRA